In Rutidosis leptorrhynchoides isolate AG116_Rl617_1_P2 chromosome 2, CSIRO_AGI_Rlap_v1, whole genome shotgun sequence, one genomic interval encodes:
- the LOC139893530 gene encoding CASP-like protein 5B1, producing the protein MKPRFGTPGMTSGLILRLFQCLFASASIALMASSTGFASSTAFCYLIAAMGLQVLWSFGLACLDIHALRVKKDLHSLILLSLVVVGDWVTAILALAAASSSAGVMVLFVRDAELCKLDPKLSCNMFQISIALAFISWFLLAISSHTVLWLLASLS; encoded by the exons ATGAAACCTAGATTTGGTACACCAGGGATGACAAGTGGCTTAATTTTGAGATTATTTCAATGTCTATTTGCTTCTGCTTCTATTGCTCTTATGGCTTCTTCTACTGGTTTTGCATCATCCACTGCCTTCTG CTATCTAATTGCAGCGATGGGATTACAAGTTTTATGGAGTTTTGGGCTTGCTTGTCTTGATATTCACGCTCTAAGAGTAAAGAAAGATCTGCACAGTCTAATTTTATTAAGCCTTGTTGTCGTTGGTGACTGG GTGACAGCTATTCTAGCACTTGCAGCCGCATCCTCGTCAGCCGGAGTGATGGTTCTGTTTGTAAGAGACGCTGAACTTTGCAAATTAGACCCTAAACTTTCATGTAATATGTTCCAGATTTCTATAGCTTTAGCCTTCATCTCCTGGTTTCTTCTCGCCATCTCTTCTCACACGGTACTCTGGTTATTGGCCTCGCTTTCTTAA